Proteins encoded within one genomic window of Acidihalobacter prosperus:
- the kdsB gene encoding 3-deoxy-manno-octulosonate cytidylyltransferase, translated as MSFRVVIPARHASTRLPGKPLLPLAGRPLIAHVYDCARASGAAEILIATDDARIAEACTGFGASVVMTSASHRSGSERLAEVVALQGWPDDEIVVNLQGDEPLTPSSAIRQVAEDLIAFPEASVSTLCAPIHSAAQLNDPHTVKVVRDVAGYALYFSRAPIPWERDVIGAEAREAPIGWRHVGMYAYRAGYLRRYVALPACELEHIEKLEQLRVLWHGARIHVAEALEVPGHGVDTPEDLALVAALLAQRDANDK; from the coding sequence ATGAGCTTTCGAGTCGTCATTCCCGCGCGCCACGCCTCCACGCGGCTGCCTGGCAAACCGCTGCTGCCTCTGGCGGGCCGGCCGCTGATCGCGCATGTCTACGATTGCGCGCGCGCGTCGGGCGCGGCGGAAATTCTGATCGCCACCGACGACGCACGCATTGCCGAGGCCTGCACGGGCTTTGGCGCATCGGTCGTCATGACCTCGGCCTCCCACCGCTCCGGCAGCGAGCGGCTGGCCGAGGTGGTGGCCCTGCAGGGCTGGCCCGACGACGAAATCGTGGTCAATCTCCAGGGCGACGAACCGCTGACGCCGTCCTCGGCAATCCGTCAGGTGGCCGAAGACCTGATCGCCTTCCCGGAGGCGAGCGTCTCGACGCTGTGCGCGCCGATCCATTCCGCCGCGCAACTCAACGATCCGCACACCGTCAAGGTTGTGCGCGACGTCGCCGGATACGCGCTTTATTTCAGTCGCGCGCCGATTCCATGGGAGCGGGACGTGATCGGCGCCGAGGCACGGGAGGCGCCGATCGGCTGGCGTCATGTCGGCATGTACGCCTACCGGGCCGGTTATCTGCGTCGCTACGTGGCGTTGCCCGCTTGCGAGCTCGAACACATCGAAAAGCTCGAGCAATTGCGCGTGCTTTGGCATGGCGCGCGCATTCACGTGGCCGAAGCGCTGGAGGTGCCGGGGCACGGCGTCGATACTCCGGAGGATCTCGCGCTGGTGGCAGCACTGCTGGCGCAACGCGACGCAAATGATAAATAA
- a CDS encoding Trm112 family protein codes for MDKKLLDILVCPVTKGPLIYDKKHQELISRSARLAYPIRDGIPVMLEDEARPLTQEEVEAL; via the coding sequence ATGGACAAGAAATTGCTCGACATCCTCGTCTGCCCGGTCACCAAGGGGCCGCTCATCTACGACAAGAAACATCAGGAGCTGATTTCGCGTTCCGCGCGGCTGGCCTATCCCATTCGCGATGGCATCCCGGTCATGCTGGAGGACGAGGCGCGCCCGTTGACACAGGAGGAAGTGGAAGCGCTGTGA
- the lpxK gene encoding tetraacyldisaccharide 4'-kinase, producing MALQQYIEAFWHSDGLVSRLMLPLSRLYAGVARQRRQRALEAPPPRWPVPVIVVGNITVGGTGKTPMVIWLVEWLRAQGLRAGVVSRGYGGRAGRHDPHRVMNTDDPGEVGDEPLLIATRTNVPVVVGRARAKAVRMLLSGDACDVVVSDDGLQHYALARDIEIAMLDGRRRLGNGRCLPAGPLREPEDRLQTVDWVVVSDGAAQAGEYAMMLKLGDARRIDPSSDETRALAAFRGQTVHALAGIGNPQRFFSALEGAGLNIIRHPLPDHHRIAPSDLDFGDTRPILMTEKDAVKCRTFASKRAWAVPVDAVPDPEFVDALSERLRSV from the coding sequence ATGGCCTTACAGCAATATATTGAGGCTTTTTGGCACTCGGACGGCCTTGTCTCCCGCCTCATGTTGCCGCTGTCGCGCCTCTATGCCGGCGTGGCTCGCCAACGTCGACAGCGCGCGCTTGAAGCACCGCCGCCGCGCTGGCCTGTGCCGGTGATCGTGGTGGGCAATATCACGGTTGGCGGCACCGGCAAGACGCCGATGGTGATCTGGCTGGTCGAGTGGCTACGGGCGCAAGGCCTGCGGGCGGGCGTGGTCAGCCGGGGCTATGGCGGGCGGGCCGGCCGCCACGATCCTCACCGGGTCATGAACACTGACGATCCCGGAGAGGTCGGAGACGAACCGCTATTGATCGCCACGCGTACGAATGTACCAGTGGTTGTCGGGCGCGCACGCGCGAAGGCCGTGCGCATGCTGCTCTCCGGCGACGCATGCGATGTGGTGGTCAGCGACGACGGCCTGCAGCACTATGCTCTCGCGCGCGATATCGAAATCGCCATGCTCGACGGCCGCCGGCGCCTCGGCAATGGCCGCTGCCTGCCGGCTGGGCCCTTGCGGGAACCCGAAGACCGACTCCAAACGGTCGACTGGGTGGTGGTCAGCGACGGCGCCGCCCAGGCAGGCGAATACGCGATGATGCTGAAGCTGGGCGATGCCAGGCGCATCGATCCATCATCCGATGAAACGCGCGCGCTGGCGGCATTTCGCGGGCAAACCGTGCATGCGCTGGCCGGCATCGGCAACCCGCAGCGTTTTTTCTCCGCGCTTGAGGGCGCCGGTCTGAACATCATTCGCCATCCCTTGCCGGATCATCACCGGATTGCCCCCTCCGATCTCGATTTCGGAGACACACGGCCGATACTCATGACCGAGAAGGATGCCGTAAAATGCCGCACATTCGCATCGAAGCGGGCTTGGGCCGTACCGGTTGACGCCGTGCCGGATCCGGAGTTCGTCGATGCCCTAAGCGAACGCCTCAGGAGTGTCTGA
- a CDS encoding glycosyltransferase N-terminal domain-containing protein — MPPVDAQGYGGAWWPVLRANWRDRRAGRQAAAAARLGYLRPPRGEGRVVWIKAGGSPESVHLACELLGALRERRLDIRLALTFEHDYPEIIEPRVRGLRKIGLGYGPSDRPAAVRRVMTRLKPFGLVLVDTQPHPNLLRAACAAGTHVIAFNTGPAPLAVEAAYPNDADQANAWRADDHATPLAEPADPMALFVEAQADTTLRSLAAAGHDGLHLWWWHDDSGKTHADAIAHWRQSGFVDDGILFVSGQPDAPARRQADLTIGDWDRSPLPPGRVVWVDDSRWFAAVASAATAGYLDTQVRATLWQALAGGCALALGAATRRMRPTLPFLDDAPSRPDDVWADWRTLKTETLAARRRGDLGRRYFWDERRRVQGVMDDFLQRVFDW, encoded by the coding sequence ATGCCGCCGGTTGACGCGCAGGGCTATGGCGGCGCCTGGTGGCCGGTGCTGCGCGCGAACTGGCGCGACCGGCGAGCCGGTCGGCAGGCAGCGGCGGCCGCCAGGCTCGGTTATCTGCGACCGCCGCGCGGCGAGGGCAGGGTGGTGTGGATCAAGGCCGGCGGCAGCCCCGAATCCGTACATCTGGCCTGCGAGCTGCTGGGTGCTCTGCGTGAGCGCCGCCTGGATATCCGGCTCGCACTGACATTCGAGCACGATTACCCCGAAATCATCGAACCGCGCGTACGCGGGCTGCGCAAGATCGGCCTCGGCTACGGCCCGAGCGACCGGCCCGCCGCCGTCCGGCGGGTGATGACGCGCCTCAAGCCTTTCGGATTGGTGCTGGTCGATACGCAGCCGCACCCGAACCTGTTGCGCGCGGCTTGCGCCGCCGGCACCCACGTGATCGCCTTCAACACCGGCCCCGCGCCGCTGGCGGTGGAGGCTGCTTATCCCAATGATGCCGATCAGGCGAACGCGTGGAGGGCGGACGACCACGCCACGCCACTGGCGGAACCCGCCGACCCAATGGCGCTGTTCGTGGAGGCGCAGGCCGACACGACCCTGCGCAGCCTGGCGGCCGCTGGCCATGACGGGCTGCACCTTTGGTGGTGGCACGACGACAGCGGCAAGACGCATGCGGACGCCATTGCGCACTGGCGCCAGTCTGGCTTCGTCGATGACGGGATTCTGTTCGTCTCGGGCCAGCCCGATGCGCCGGCCCGGCGGCAGGCCGACCTGACGATCGGCGACTGGGACCGCAGCCCGCTGCCGCCCGGGCGCGTCGTCTGGGTCGACGATTCGCGCTGGTTCGCCGCCGTCGCCAGCGCCGCGACGGCGGGCTATCTCGATACTCAGGTTCGTGCCACGCTCTGGCAGGCGTTGGCCGGCGGCTGCGCACTCGCGCTCGGCGCGGCCACCCGCCGGATGCGTCCGACACTGCCGTTTCTGGACGATGCGCCTTCGCGGCCCGATGACGTATGGGCGGACTGGCGAACGCTGAAGACGGAAACGCTTGCGGCCCGCCGTCGCGGCGATCTTGGACGGCGTTATTTTTGGGACGAGCGCAGGCGGGTGCAAGGCGTGATGGATGATTTTCTTCAGCGTGTATTCGACTGGTAA